The following are encoded together in the Bradymonas sediminis genome:
- a CDS encoding MutS-related protein has product MSAFSDKSTNHVLGVETFVARLRLDSRAGARLAKRLHTYDAALGAANAPGELDSELRRLRSVDRWSDASAETLDLARKALVELPELERPARQLRAEQVLGEAELFSVKQFLYYATQLFSAAPELLFDWGLGPADASRSEKLMGAIHPQKNPTPRFHLAAELSAELETARVSLRQNKKLARRLRRELESAIVAEYGGSFDIQGNFRAPDDLQIDDPRLRYTPKACHLADPQLNALDAQNDRLQEEIEAHEYDLRAKLSKQLRASVDWLIGVERVFADFDLRLAKVRLRREINGCWAARRASPGLRIEQGREPEVHAALQAQGQSMQAVDLDLDARPAVVSGPNMGGKSVLLRLIGLCQWCAQHAMPVPAAHFDYSPVSAIIYVGAEETVHRQSTQGLSSFGREVKRLVKYWDAPADATRLWLLDEVGRGTHPDEGADIALEVIESLSARGDRVVAATHFPRVAAMKSAQRLRIAGLRDPAKLEPLLADDTLDVQYALRAAMDYRPICADTSFGGQAEVPRDARLVARALGLNLHKNSTSSD; this is encoded by the coding sequence ATGTCAGCATTTAGCGATAAATCCACAAATCATGTCCTGGGAGTCGAGACCTTCGTCGCGCGACTTCGCCTCGACAGCCGGGCCGGCGCCCGCCTGGCCAAGCGCCTGCACACCTATGACGCAGCGCTCGGCGCCGCCAACGCCCCGGGCGAGCTCGACAGCGAGCTCCGCCGTCTGCGCAGCGTTGATCGCTGGAGTGACGCGAGCGCCGAGACCCTCGACCTGGCGCGCAAGGCCCTCGTCGAGCTCCCCGAGCTTGAGCGTCCTGCCCGCCAGCTGCGCGCCGAGCAGGTGCTGGGCGAGGCCGAACTATTCAGCGTGAAGCAATTCCTCTACTACGCGACTCAGCTCTTCAGCGCAGCGCCCGAGTTGCTCTTCGACTGGGGCCTGGGCCCCGCGGATGCCTCGCGCAGCGAGAAATTAATGGGGGCCATTCACCCCCAGAAGAACCCCACGCCGCGGTTTCACCTGGCCGCCGAGCTTAGCGCCGAGCTGGAAACCGCCCGGGTGTCGCTGCGCCAGAACAAAAAGCTCGCCCGGCGTCTTCGGCGCGAACTCGAGAGCGCGATCGTCGCTGAATACGGCGGAAGCTTCGATATCCAGGGAAATTTTCGCGCCCCCGACGATCTTCAAATCGACGACCCACGCCTTCGCTATACCCCGAAGGCCTGCCACCTCGCCGACCCCCAACTCAACGCGCTGGATGCCCAAAACGACCGACTTCAGGAAGAGATCGAGGCCCACGAATACGACCTGCGCGCGAAGCTAAGCAAACAGCTGCGCGCCTCGGTCGACTGGCTAATCGGCGTGGAGCGCGTCTTCGCCGACTTCGACCTTCGCCTCGCGAAGGTGCGCCTGCGCCGCGAAATCAACGGCTGCTGGGCGGCGCGACGCGCGTCGCCCGGACTTCGTATCGAGCAGGGCCGCGAACCCGAGGTCCACGCCGCCCTGCAGGCTCAAGGCCAGTCGATGCAGGCGGTCGACCTGGACCTCGACGCGCGCCCCGCCGTAGTCAGCGGTCCGAATATGGGCGGAAAATCCGTCCTCCTTCGCCTCATCGGTCTTTGCCAATGGTGCGCACAGCACGCGATGCCGGTGCCCGCCGCCCATTTTGACTATTCGCCGGTCTCCGCCATAATCTATGTCGGCGCCGAGGAGACGGTCCACCGCCAGAGCACCCAGGGGCTCTCGTCATTTGGCCGCGAGGTCAAACGACTGGTGAAATATTGGGACGCGCCCGCGGATGCGACGCGCCTGTGGCTGCTCGATGAGGTCGGACGCGGCACGCACCCCGATGAAGGGGCCGACATCGCCCTTGAGGTCATCGAAAGCCTGAGCGCGCGGGGCGATCGCGTGGTCGCGGCCACTCACTTTCCCCGGGTCGCAGCCATGAAATCGGCGCAACGTCTGCGCATCGCAGGGCTCCGTGACCCGGCGAAGCTGGAACCTCTGCTCGCCGATGACACCCTTGACGTGCAATATGCGTTGCGCGCGGCCATGGACTATCGCCCCATTTGCGCCGACACTAGCTTCGGCGGGCAAGCCGAAGTGCCCCGCGACGCGCGCCTTGTCGCGCGGGCGCTGGGGCTTAATTTGCACAAAAATTCGACATCATCGGATTAA
- a CDS encoding amidase produces MTARDYARAYRDGSRTPEDVAEAALRAVRQAQQRRRPLDAFVTLDEQDVRRQAAASTQRFAENNPLGPLDGVLIAIKDEFDVKGYRTSVGTTFRGKTRASEDAAAVARLREAGAIIFGKTAMHEIGFGGTGINAKHITARNPHDLRRCAGGSSSGSAAVVAAGICPIALGSDAGGSVRIPAAFCGIYGLKPTFGRIPTTGGSMLAWSLDHLGPLGASVDDLALFYDATVGADAGDENTRHAPRPVEVGPLQPPELSTLRFAWSAQMGKDAQAPIPHLFSTAIAQLKEHGAHVEERVVPHIQQAQRVGFVTLASEAAASQRDWLPKYREQYNWDTRLLLAIGARISSQQYLHAQRVRTIVRNEFFKLFEDFDYFITPTTGLVAPEITKASLDTGEVDSRINEYVSRYTFLGNVTGFPSVTIPCGTDADGMPVGLMITAAPWKEKELLNAAAACDQVMPLIDRPKLFFDI; encoded by the coding sequence ATGACCGCCCGAGACTATGCCCGCGCCTATCGCGATGGGTCACGCACGCCCGAAGATGTCGCCGAGGCGGCGCTTAGGGCGGTTCGCCAGGCCCAGCAACGCCGGCGCCCCCTCGACGCGTTTGTGACCCTCGACGAGCAAGACGTGCGCCGCCAGGCCGCCGCATCGACCCAGCGCTTTGCCGAGAACAACCCGCTCGGCCCGCTCGACGGCGTCCTGATCGCGATCAAAGACGAATTTGACGTCAAGGGCTACCGCACCAGCGTCGGGACGACCTTCCGCGGCAAAACACGCGCGTCCGAAGATGCCGCCGCGGTCGCACGCCTGCGCGAGGCCGGCGCCATCATCTTTGGCAAGACGGCGATGCACGAGATTGGCTTTGGCGGCACCGGCATTAACGCCAAGCATATCACCGCCCGAAACCCCCATGACCTTCGCCGCTGCGCGGGCGGCTCGTCGAGCGGCTCGGCGGCGGTGGTCGCCGCCGGCATCTGCCCGATCGCGCTGGGCAGTGACGCCGGCGGGTCGGTCCGCATCCCCGCCGCGTTCTGCGGCATCTACGGACTCAAGCCCACCTTCGGGCGCATCCCGACCACGGGCGGCTCGATGCTCGCCTGGTCACTCGACCACCTCGGCCCGCTCGGGGCGAGCGTCGACGACCTCGCCCTCTTCTACGACGCCACGGTCGGCGCCGATGCGGGTGACGAGAACACCCGCCACGCCCCGCGCCCGGTCGAGGTCGGCCCCTTGCAGCCCCCGGAGCTCAGCACCCTTCGCTTCGCCTGGAGCGCGCAGATGGGAAAGGATGCACAGGCGCCGATTCCGCACCTTTTCTCCACCGCGATCGCCCAACTCAAGGAGCACGGAGCGCATGTCGAAGAGCGCGTTGTCCCGCATATCCAGCAGGCTCAGCGGGTCGGCTTCGTGACGCTGGCCAGTGAAGCCGCCGCGAGCCAGCGCGACTGGCTGCCCAAATATCGAGAGCAATATAATTGGGACACCCGCCTGCTCCTGGCTATAGGCGCGCGCATCAGCTCCCAGCAATATCTCCACGCCCAGCGCGTGCGCACCATTGTGCGCAACGAATTCTTCAAGCTCTTTGAAGACTTCGACTATTTTATCACGCCCACCACCGGCCTGGTCGCCCCAGAGATCACCAAAGCCTCGCTGGACACCGGCGAAGTTGACTCCCGCATCAATGAATACGTGTCGCGCTATACGTTTTTGGGCAATGTGACCGGCTTCCCCTCAGTCACCATTCCCTGCGGCACCGACGCCGA